A stretch of Cyanobacterium sp. HL-69 DNA encodes these proteins:
- the chlH gene encoding magnesium chelatase subunit ChlH gives MFTNVKSAIRHIAPENLGDRALMKVVYVVLEPQYQSSISAAIKSINAHNPNLAIEISGYLIEELRSPENYEEFKKDVSEANIFIASLIFIEELAQKVVEAVTPHRDTLDAAVVFPSMPEVMRLNKMGSFSMAQLGQSKSVIGDFMKKRKQKSGAGFEDAMLKLLRTLPTVLKYLPVEKAQDARNFMLSFQYWLGGSADNLENFFLMLADKYVFTGEKSLLNRNAKYAEPIVYPDMGIWHPLAPTMFEDIKGYLNWYNSRDDISDDLKDPLAPTVGLVLQRTHLVTGDDAHYVAMLQEFEYRGARVIPVFAGGLDFSKPVNEYFWDKPVQGVEPLPIVDAVVSLTGFALVGGPARQDHPKAVDSLKRLNRPYMVALPLVFQTTEEWEESDLGLHPIQVALQIAIPELDGAIEPIILSGRDGNTGRSITLQDRVEAIASRALKWTNLRKKPKLEKKLAITVFSFPPDKGNVGTAAYLDVFGSIHEVLKGMQHNGYDIQDVPETPKELMEMVIHDAQAQYSSPELNVAYRMSVEEYERLTPYSQKLEENWGPPPGHLNSDGQNLLIYGKHFGNVFIGVQPTFGYEGDPMRLLFSRSASPHHGFAAYYTYLEKVWGVDAVLHFGTHGSLEFMPGKQMGMSGDCYPDSLIGNIPNIYYYAANNPSEATIAKRRSYANTISYLTPPAENAGLYKGLEELSELIGSYQGLKEGGRAVQIVNTIVDQARICNLDKDIPEIATPEGQEPQLFDSSTLTEEQRDTIVGAVYRKLMEIESRLLPCGLHVIGKPPTAEEAIATLVNIGSLDREDDGIWSLPTIIARSIGRNMEEIYRNADRGVLADVELLQHITEATRAAVRALVEEQINAEGRVSLVSKLNFFNMGKKEPWVAKLHEFGYTNVDEKAIKPLFEFLEFCLEQVCADNELGGLLKALEGEYVLPGPGGDPIRNPNVLPTGKNIHALDPQKIPTLAAVQSAKIVVDRLLERQKIDNGGKYPETIACVLWGTDNIKTYGESLAQIMWMIGVKPVPDALGRVNKLELIPLEELGRPRIDVVVNCSGVFRDLFINQMNLLDQAVKKAAEADEPIEMNFVRKHALDQAEEMGINLRQAATRVFSNASGSYSSNVNLAVENSSWEEEQELRDMYLNRKSFAFNSDNPGVMDEGRDIFEKSLKTADATFQNLDSSEISLTDVSHYFDSDPTKVVASLRDDGKKPSAYIADTTTANAQVRTLSETVRLDARTKLLNPKWYEGMLSHGYEGVRELSKRLVNTMGWSATADAVDNWVYEDTNTTFIQDEEMCKRLMDLNPNSFRRMVSTLLEVNGRGYWETSDENIEKLQQLYQEAEDRIEGIE, from the coding sequence ATGTTTACAAACGTAAAATCCGCCATCAGACACATAGCACCAGAAAACCTAGGAGATCGTGCTTTAATGAAGGTGGTTTATGTTGTTTTAGAACCTCAGTATCAAAGTTCTATTTCTGCGGCCATCAAATCGATTAACGCCCATAACCCCAATCTCGCCATTGAAATTAGCGGTTATCTCATCGAAGAATTGAGAAGCCCTGAAAACTATGAAGAGTTCAAAAAAGATGTCTCAGAAGCAAATATTTTCATTGCATCTTTAATTTTCATCGAAGAATTGGCTCAAAAAGTGGTGGAAGCTGTGACTCCCCACCGTGACACCCTAGATGCGGCAGTAGTCTTCCCCTCCATGCCCGAAGTAATGCGCCTCAACAAAATGGGTAGCTTCAGCATGGCACAACTCGGACAAAGTAAGAGCGTCATCGGCGACTTTATGAAGAAGCGTAAGCAAAAGTCGGGGGCTGGTTTTGAAGATGCTATGCTCAAACTTTTACGCACCCTTCCCACGGTATTGAAATATTTACCTGTGGAAAAAGCTCAAGATGCTCGTAACTTTATGTTAAGTTTCCAGTATTGGTTGGGTGGTTCTGCTGACAACCTCGAAAACTTCTTCTTGATGTTGGCTGACAAATATGTCTTCACTGGGGAAAAATCTCTACTTAACCGTAACGCTAAGTATGCTGAGCCTATCGTTTATCCTGATATGGGTATATGGCATCCCCTTGCCCCCACTATGTTTGAGGACATCAAAGGGTATCTCAACTGGTATAACAGCCGTGATGATATTAGTGATGATTTAAAAGATCCTCTTGCTCCTACCGTTGGGTTAGTATTACAACGGACTCACTTAGTAACTGGAGACGATGCCCACTATGTGGCGATGTTACAGGAGTTTGAATATCGTGGTGCAAGGGTAATTCCTGTATTTGCGGGTGGTTTGGATTTTTCTAAGCCTGTAAATGAGTATTTCTGGGATAAGCCTGTACAAGGGGTGGAGCCTTTACCCATTGTAGATGCGGTGGTTTCTTTGACTGGTTTTGCCCTCGTGGGTGGCCCTGCTAGACAGGATCATCCCAAGGCGGTAGATTCGCTCAAGCGTCTCAATCGTCCCTACATGGTGGCTTTACCTTTGGTATTCCAAACCACGGAAGAATGGGAAGAAAGTGATCTTGGTTTACACCCTATCCAAGTAGCGTTGCAAATTGCTATTCCTGAGTTAGACGGTGCTATTGAGCCTATTATTCTCTCTGGTAGAGATGGTAATACTGGACGCTCTATTACTTTACAAGATAGGGTAGAGGCGATCGCCTCCAGGGCTTTAAAATGGACAAACCTACGCAAAAAACCCAAATTAGAGAAAAAACTTGCCATTACCGTCTTCAGTTTCCCCCCCGATAAAGGAAACGTCGGTACAGCGGCTTATTTAGACGTATTCGGCTCTATCCATGAAGTCTTGAAGGGAATGCAACACAACGGCTACGACATCCAAGACGTACCCGAAACCCCCAAAGAACTAATGGAAATGGTCATCCATGACGCTCAGGCACAATACTCTAGCCCTGAGTTAAACGTGGCTTACCGCATGAGTGTGGAAGAATATGAGCGTTTAACCCCTTACTCCCAAAAACTAGAAGAAAACTGGGGACCACCACCTGGACATCTTAACAGTGACGGTCAAAACCTCTTAATTTACGGTAAACACTTCGGTAACGTCTTTATTGGGGTACAACCTACCTTCGGTTATGAAGGAGATCCCATGAGATTGTTATTTTCTCGCTCGGCTTCCCCTCATCATGGTTTTGCCGCTTACTACACCTACCTTGAAAAAGTTTGGGGCGTGGATGCGGTACTCCATTTCGGAACCCATGGCTCCCTCGAATTTATGCCTGGTAAACAGATGGGGATGTCTGGAGATTGTTACCCCGATAGTCTCATCGGTAATATTCCTAACATCTATTACTACGCTGCCAACAACCCCAGTGAGGCAACCATCGCCAAACGTCGTAGTTATGCCAATACCATTTCTTACCTTACCCCCCCCGCTGAAAATGCTGGACTCTACAAAGGTTTGGAAGAATTGAGTGAGTTAATCGGTTCTTACCAAGGGTTAAAAGAAGGTGGTCGTGCGGTGCAAATCGTTAATACCATCGTTGATCAAGCCCGTATCTGTAACCTTGATAAAGATATTCCTGAAATTGCTACCCCCGAAGGGCAAGAGCCTCAATTATTTGACTCTAGCACCCTCACCGAAGAGCAAAGGGATACTATCGTTGGGGCGGTATATCGTAAGTTGATGGAAATCGAATCTCGTCTTTTACCCTGTGGGTTACACGTCATCGGTAAACCTCCTACCGCTGAAGAGGCGATCGCAACTTTAGTCAACATTGGTAGCTTAGATCGTGAAGACGACGGAATCTGGAGCTTACCCACCATCATCGCCAGAAGTATCGGGCGTAATATGGAAGAAATTTATCGTAACGCCGATAGAGGGGTACTCGCCGATGTAGAACTATTACAACACATCACCGAAGCCACCAGAGCCGCCGTCAGAGCCTTAGTAGAAGAACAAATTAACGCCGAAGGAAGAGTCTCCCTTGTTTCCAAGTTAAACTTCTTCAACATGGGTAAAAAAGAACCTTGGGTTGCCAAACTCCATGAATTTGGTTATACCAACGTGGATGAAAAAGCCATCAAACCCCTATTTGAATTCCTCGAATTTTGCCTTGAGCAAGTTTGTGCCGATAACGAATTAGGCGGTTTACTCAAAGCCCTTGAGGGGGAATATGTACTACCCGGCCCTGGGGGAGATCCCATCCGTAATCCCAATGTATTACCCACAGGGAAAAACATTCACGCCCTAGACCCTCAAAAAATCCCCACCCTAGCCGCCGTACAATCAGCTAAAATCGTGGTGGACAGACTCCTAGAGCGTCAAAAGATCGACAACGGTGGTAAATATCCCGAAACCATCGCCTGTGTATTATGGGGAACCGACAACATCAAAACCTACGGTGAATCCCTCGCTCAAATCATGTGGATGATTGGGGTAAAACCTGTACCTGATGCTTTGGGAAGGGTTAACAAACTCGAATTAATTCCCCTAGAAGAATTAGGCAGACCCCGCATTGACGTAGTGGTAAACTGTTCTGGGGTATTCCGTGATCTATTCATAAACCAAATGAACTTATTAGATCAAGCGGTGAAAAAAGCAGCGGAAGCCGATGAACCCATCGAGATGAACTTTGTGCGCAAACACGCCTTAGATCAAGCAGAAGAAATGGGTATCAACCTCCGTCAGGCGGCAACCCGTGTATTCTCTAACGCCTCTGGTTCCTATTCTTCCAACGTTAACTTAGCCGTAGAAAATAGTAGCTGGGAAGAAGAGCAAGAATTGCGGGATATGTACTTAAACCGTAAATCCTTCGCTTTCAACTCCGACAATCCGGGGGTAATGGATGAAGGCAGAGACATTTTTGAGAAATCCTTGAAAACTGCTGATGCCACCTTCCAAAACTTAGACTCCTCCGAGATTAGCTTAACCGATGTATCCCACTACTTCGACTCTGATCCTACCAAGGTAGTAGCATCCTTGCGCGATGATGGTAAAAAACCCTCTGCATACATCGCAGACACCACCACCGCTAACGCTCAAGTGCGTACCCTCTCGGAAACTGTGCGCCTAGATGCCCGTACCAAATTATTAAACCCCAAATGGTATGAAGGTATGTTATCCCACGGTTATGAAGGGGTAAGGGAATTATCCAAACGCCTTGTAAATACCATGGGTTGGAGTGCCACCGCCGACGCTGTGGACAACTGGGTATATGAGGACACTAACACTACCTTTATCCAAGATGAGGAGATGTGTAAACGGTTGATGGATTTGAACCCCAATTCTTTCCGTCGTATGGTTAGCACTTTATTGGAAGTTAACGGCCGTGGTTATTGGGAAACTTCTGATGAGAATATTGAGAAGTTACAACAACTTTACCAAGAAGCGGAAGATCGCATCGAAGGTATTGAGTAA
- the ndhF4 gene encoding NAD(P)H-quinone oxidoreductase subunit NdhF4, whose protein sequence is MTEFLVRYVWLVPFYSLLGALFTLPWALGFVRRTGPRPAAYINILMTLLSFIHGSVAFSYVLNHDSFNLNFPWFTIADLDLSFAVEVSQISMTALSLVTLISLLAQVFAIGYMEKDWSLARFFGIMSFFEAAIGGIALSDSLLLSYGLLELLTLSTYLLVGFWYAQPLVVTAARDAFLTKRVGDIILLMGLVALSSYGAGLTFSELTTWAADHPLSDFTAALLGLSLIAGPTGKCAQFPLNLWLDEGMEGPSPASILRNSVVVSAGAYVLIKLEPVFTLSPVSADALIIIGAITAIGGSLIALAQVDLKRTLSHSTSAYLGLAFIAVGLGHVDIAFLIVLTHGIAKALLFMSAASVILTTTAQNITELGGLWSKMPATTIAFMTGSAGIVGLLPLGMFFTLSRWFDGKLDVPWWLLGILLTVNLINALNFTRVFRLVFLGQTQPKTKRAPEVIWSMALPMVTLTIFTLLSPLIPIKYSLWLSPISPLTNNNSQILTFAVPALIISGAVGVIVGFTLPLHRLWDRPLNKFVRFTQDLLAYDFYLDKIYQYTVVAFVTALSRLTTWFDRYVVDGAVNLVSLFAIFSGNALKYNTSGQSQFYVLTILVGVSLLMWSIVSGQWGNILSYWNF, encoded by the coding sequence ATGACAGAATTTCTGGTTAGATATGTATGGTTAGTACCTTTTTATAGTTTACTTGGGGCATTATTTACCCTTCCTTGGGCTTTAGGGTTTGTGCGTCGTACAGGGCCACGGCCGGCGGCTTATATAAATATTTTGATGACTTTACTATCATTTATTCATGGTAGTGTGGCTTTTAGTTATGTTTTGAACCATGATTCTTTTAATTTAAATTTTCCCTGGTTTACCATCGCTGATTTAGATTTATCTTTTGCGGTGGAAGTCTCTCAGATTAGCATGACGGCCCTAAGTTTGGTTACATTAATCAGCTTATTGGCACAGGTATTTGCGATCGGTTATATGGAGAAAGATTGGTCTTTGGCTAGATTTTTCGGTATCATGAGTTTCTTTGAGGCAGCTATCGGCGGTATAGCCCTAAGTGATTCTTTACTCCTCAGCTATGGCTTATTAGAACTATTAACCCTTTCTACCTATTTATTAGTGGGTTTTTGGTATGCTCAACCCCTCGTCGTTACAGCGGCCAGAGATGCTTTTCTTACTAAAAGAGTGGGAGATATTATTCTTTTAATGGGCTTAGTGGCTCTTTCTAGCTATGGGGCAGGGTTGACTTTTTCTGAGTTAACCACTTGGGCGGCTGATCATCCTCTATCTGATTTTACCGCCGCTTTGTTGGGTTTATCCCTTATTGCTGGGCCTACTGGTAAGTGCGCTCAATTTCCCCTTAACCTATGGTTAGATGAAGGAATGGAAGGGCCTAGCCCTGCTAGTATTCTGCGAAATTCCGTGGTAGTTTCGGCGGGGGCTTATGTATTGATTAAATTAGAGCCTGTATTTACTCTCTCTCCTGTATCGGCGGATGCTTTAATTATTATTGGTGCTATTACTGCCATTGGTGGTTCATTAATTGCCTTGGCACAGGTCGATTTAAAGCGAACTTTATCCCATTCTACCAGTGCCTATTTAGGTTTAGCATTTATTGCAGTGGGTTTGGGTCATGTAGATATTGCTTTTCTGATTGTCTTAACCCATGGCATTGCCAAGGCTTTATTGTTCATGAGTGCGGCTTCGGTGATTCTTACTACCACAGCTCAAAATATTACCGAGTTGGGGGGATTATGGTCAAAAATGCCCGCAACAACGATCGCCTTTATGACTGGTAGTGCAGGAATTGTGGGCTTATTACCCCTAGGAATGTTTTTCACCCTTTCTCGTTGGTTTGACGGCAAATTAGATGTCCCTTGGTGGTTATTGGGGATTTTGTTAACGGTAAATCTAATTAATGCCCTTAACTTCACCCGTGTATTTCGTCTTGTTTTCCTAGGACAAACCCAACCGAAAACAAAAAGAGCGCCAGAGGTTATTTGGTCCATGGCTTTACCCATGGTGACATTAACAATTTTCACCTTACTAAGCCCTTTAATTCCTATTAAATACTCTCTATGGTTAAGCCCCATATCACCCCTAACTAATAATAATAGTCAGATATTGACTTTTGCCGTACCCGCATTAATTATTTCTGGGGCGGTGGGAGTCATTGTTGGTTTTACTTTACCACTACATCGATTATGGGATCGTCCTTTAAACAAGTTTGTCCGTTTTACCCAAGATTTACTGGCCTACGACTTCTATTTAGACAAAATTTATCAATATACCGTGGTGGCTTTTGTCACTGCCTTATCTCGTCTAACGACATGGTTTGATCGTTATGTGGTTGATGGGGCGGTAAACTTGGTGAGTTTATTCGCTATTTTTAGCGGTAACGCATTAAAGTACAACACTTCTGGACAATCTCAGTTTTATGTCCTTACCATCTTAGTGGGGGTAAGTCTTTTGATGTGGTCAATTGTGAGTGGTCAATGGGGTAATATTCTTAGTTATTGGAATTTTTAG
- the ndhD4 gene encoding NAD(P)H-quinone oxidoreductase subunit NdhD4 produces MLSLLIWISVLGGLVVGFLPKNKNPNIYRNIALVFAIITLVVNLYIAFNFRTDTFSLQFTEHYQWLDWLGLSYDLGLDGLSFPLICLNSFLTLTAIYITPKDLPRPRLYYSLVLLLSAGVMGAFLAQNLLLFFLFYEVEVAPLYFLIAIWGGQRKGYAAMKFLLYTVLSGFLVLVSFLGLVWLSGESTFAFEPLKSHSIPVASQVLLLIPLLIGLFIKIPIFPFHTWLPDAHVEASTPVSVLLAGVLLKLGTYGLLRFGVGLFRDGWLVLAPYLAFLAAISALYGASCAIAQKDMKKVVAYSSIAHMAYILLGAAATTRLSLEACILQMVSHGLISAMLFILVGIVYKKTGSRDVNYLSGLLNPERGLPVTGSLMILAVMASSGIPGMIGFIAEFLVFRGSFPIFPIPTLLCLVGTGLTAVYFLLMVNRVFFGRLTVELASLPRVMWSERIPAIALAILIIIFGLQPDWMLRWCKTEASVILYGNQIVVEQQINS; encoded by the coding sequence ATGCTGAGTTTGTTAATTTGGATTTCAGTATTAGGGGGCTTAGTGGTGGGCTTTTTACCCAAAAATAAAAACCCTAATATCTATCGTAATATCGCTTTAGTGTTTGCGATAATTACCCTTGTGGTTAATTTATATATTGCTTTTAATTTTAGAACTGATACTTTCAGTTTACAGTTTACAGAGCATTATCAGTGGTTGGATTGGCTAGGACTTAGCTATGATTTAGGTTTAGATGGTCTATCTTTTCCTCTTATTTGTCTGAATAGTTTTTTAACTTTAACAGCAATTTATATCACTCCCAAAGATTTACCACGTCCTAGACTTTATTATTCTTTAGTTTTATTGCTTAGTGCTGGGGTAATGGGTGCATTTCTCGCACAAAATTTACTACTATTCTTCCTTTTCTATGAGGTGGAAGTAGCTCCTCTGTATTTCTTAATTGCCATTTGGGGAGGACAAAGAAAGGGTTATGCGGCAATGAAGTTTTTACTTTACACCGTATTGTCTGGATTTTTAGTGTTAGTTTCTTTCCTTGGTTTAGTGTGGTTGAGTGGAGAATCAACTTTTGCTTTTGAGCCTTTAAAATCTCATTCTATTCCCGTGGCTAGTCAGGTATTACTTTTAATTCCTTTGTTGATTGGTTTATTTATCAAAATTCCTATTTTCCCTTTCCATACTTGGTTGCCCGATGCCCACGTGGAAGCTAGTACACCCGTATCAGTGTTGTTGGCAGGGGTATTGTTGAAGTTAGGAACATATGGTTTACTCAGGTTTGGGGTTGGTTTATTTCGTGATGGTTGGTTGGTATTAGCTCCCTATCTAGCCTTTTTGGCGGCCATTAGCGCCCTTTATGGGGCATCCTGTGCGATCGCCCAGAAGGACATGAAAAAGGTGGTTGCTTATTCATCTATCGCCCATATGGCATATATTTTACTGGGGGCGGCTGCCACTACCCGCCTAAGTTTGGAGGCTTGTATTTTACAGATGGTAAGCCATGGTTTAATTTCCGCCATGTTATTTATCTTGGTGGGTATTGTGTACAAAAAAACGGGTAGCCGTGATGTAAACTACCTCAGTGGTTTGTTAAATCCTGAAAGGGGATTGCCTGTAACGGGTAGTTTGATGATTTTGGCGGTGATGGCTAGTTCCGGAATTCCAGGAATGATTGGTTTTATCGCTGAATTTTTAGTATTTCGGGGTAGTTTTCCCATTTTTCCCATACCGACTCTATTATGTTTAGTGGGAACGGGTTTAACGGCTGTTTACTTCCTATTAATGGTTAATCGAGTCTTTTTTGGTCGTTTAACTGTTGAGTTGGCTAGTTTGCCTCGAGTAATGTGGTCTGAGCGAATACCTGCGATCGCCCTTGCCATACTTATCATCATCTTTGGCTTACAACCAGATTGGATGCTGAGATGGTGTAAAACCGAAGCCTCGGTGATTCTTTACGGTAATCAAATTGTTGTTGAGCAACAAATCAATAGTTAA
- the pyrB gene encoding aspartate carbamoyltransferase catalytic subunit PyrB translates to MTTTTHWTKKHIISLEDFSKEEYDTVLTTAASFRDVLKSRTKKVPALQGQVVANMFFEPSTRTRSSFELAAKRLSADILNFAPSSSSLTKGETILDTAKTYLAMGANIMVIRHSQSGVPLNIAQEMDRLKTGVSIFNAGDGLHQHPSQGLLDLFTISNLLDPKNPRTALLEGKKIAIVGDIIHSRVARSNINSLLASGVHLHLCAPPTLLPHLFAHTVKPEYRDRLFIHWHIKPALENADFVMTLRLQKERMADYLLPSLREYHQLFGITRDRLLWCNPEVKVLHPGPVNRGVEISSDLMDDERLSLISDQVTSGVAVRMALLYLIGNLKQEISPQILSTN, encoded by the coding sequence ATGACGACTACAACCCACTGGACAAAAAAACATATTATTTCCCTAGAAGACTTTAGCAAAGAAGAGTACGACACCGTCTTAACCACCGCTGCTAGTTTTCGGGATGTCTTGAAAAGTAGAACTAAAAAAGTTCCAGCCTTGCAAGGGCAAGTGGTAGCGAATATGTTTTTTGAGCCTTCCACCCGTACCCGTAGCAGTTTTGAGTTGGCAGCCAAGAGGCTATCGGCGGATATTCTTAACTTCGCCCCTAGCTCATCATCCCTCACCAAAGGGGAAACCATCCTTGATACTGCCAAAACCTATTTGGCCATGGGAGCGAATATCATGGTAATTCGTCACAGTCAATCGGGAGTACCTTTAAACATTGCCCAAGAGATGGATCGACTAAAAACGGGGGTAAGTATTTTTAATGCGGGGGATGGCTTACACCAACATCCCTCCCAAGGGTTATTAGACTTATTTACTATCTCTAATTTATTAGATCCCAAAAATCCTCGCACCGCCCTGTTAGAAGGAAAAAAAATTGCCATTGTGGGGGATATAATCCATTCTCGTGTAGCTCGTTCCAATATTAACAGTCTGTTGGCTTCTGGGGTGCATTTGCATCTTTGCGCTCCTCCTACCCTTTTACCCCATCTATTTGCTCACACGGTTAAACCTGAATATAGGGACCGTTTATTTATCCATTGGCACATTAAACCAGCCCTTGAAAATGCTGATTTTGTGATGACTTTAAGGCTACAAAAAGAGCGTATGGCAGATTATTTATTACCTAGTTTAAGGGAATATCATCAATTATTTGGGATTACGCGCGATCGCCTCTTATGGTGCAATCCAGAAGTTAAAGTATTACACCCAGGCCCTGTAAACCGAGGGGTAGAAATAAGTTCAGACTTAATGGACGATGAAAGACTCAGTTTGATTTCTGACCAAGTTACTAGCGGAGTAGCCGTGAGAATGGCTTTACTATATCTCATTGGTAACTTAAAACAAGAAATTAGCCCCCAAATATTATCTACCAATTAA
- a CDS encoding Ubiquinone biosynthesis monooxygenase UbiB has translation MTQTTSPQPLSNQEEKIIDVPSEIVATPKTHQENLGPIPDISPEDWEYNPDTIIKYYRGKPLQVLGRLINISFPFASFMLTNWWHSLLGTSKKNQKKQAEKLRKILTRLGPAYIKIGQALSTRPDLVSPAYLEELTSLQDQLPPFPNEIAYQFIEEELGSKPEEVYQEITPNPIAAASLGQVYRGRLKTGEEVAIKVQRPDLVRRITLDIYIMRSIATWVKENVKRIRSDLVAITDELAARIFEEMNYMKEGENASKFKDLYGHLEEIYVPKIYWEYTGRRVLTMEWIEGTKLTDIEKIQAQGIDATHLVEVGVQCSLRQLLEHGFFHADPHPGNLLAMGDGRLAYLDFGMMSNIKPYQRYGLIEAVVHLVNRDFDGLAQDYVNLDFLTPETDLTPIIPALAEVFNNALGASVAELNFKKITDEMSAMMYEFPFRVPAYYALIIRSMVTLEGIAINIDPEFKVLSKAYPYVAKRLLTDQSEQLQASLRDLLFKDGNFRWNRLENLLRNAKDSPDYDFDRVMNQGMEYLLSERGKFIRERLATEIVNYLDKMGQKTWFNISSSVSRVVGWDSPQRPAVMNNGSVESQSMEHLQNIIEILQETDGYDPMKLVPIITKILQNSETQKLGQQIAGGLAQKATARLIRNLLLDNNSNNNGNGKSPSKKDQLSLPVAAMR, from the coding sequence ATGACTCAAACTACTTCCCCCCAACCATTATCTAATCAAGAAGAAAAGATAATTGATGTCCCGTCAGAAATTGTTGCCACTCCTAAGACACATCAGGAAAATTTAGGCCCAATTCCAGACATCTCCCCCGAAGATTGGGAATATAATCCGGATACTATTATCAAGTATTATCGGGGCAAACCTTTACAAGTATTAGGTCGATTAATCAATATTTCTTTTCCCTTTGCATCATTCATGCTCACTAACTGGTGGCATTCCCTTTTAGGTACATCGAAAAAAAACCAGAAAAAACAGGCAGAAAAACTAAGAAAAATCTTAACCAGACTAGGCCCTGCTTATATCAAAATTGGTCAAGCCCTCTCCACTCGTCCTGATTTAGTTTCCCCTGCTTACTTAGAAGAATTAACCAGTTTACAAGATCAACTTCCCCCTTTTCCTAATGAAATCGCTTATCAATTTATAGAAGAAGAATTAGGCTCTAAACCAGAAGAAGTATATCAAGAAATAACTCCAAATCCCATTGCGGCAGCTTCCTTGGGGCAGGTATATCGTGGCAGATTGAAAACAGGGGAAGAAGTTGCCATAAAGGTACAGCGTCCTGATTTGGTTAGAAGAATTACCCTTGATATATACATCATGCGTAGCATTGCTACATGGGTAAAAGAAAATGTGAAGCGCATTCGCTCGGATTTAGTCGCTATTACTGACGAACTGGCGGCAAGAATTTTTGAAGAAATGAATTATATGAAGGAGGGGGAAAACGCCTCTAAATTTAAAGATTTATATGGTCATTTAGAGGAGATTTATGTGCCAAAAATCTATTGGGAATATACTGGCAGAAGGGTATTGACCATGGAATGGATTGAGGGTACTAAGTTAACGGATATTGAGAAAATCCAAGCTCAAGGTATTGATGCTACCCATTTGGTAGAGGTGGGAGTGCAATGCTCTTTGAGACAATTACTAGAACATGGGTTCTTCCATGCAGATCCTCACCCTGGTAACCTTTTGGCCATGGGGGATGGTAGATTGGCATATCTAGATTTTGGGATGATGAGTAATATTAAGCCTTACCAAAGATATGGGTTAATTGAAGCGGTGGTTCACCTTGTCAATCGTGATTTTGATGGGTTAGCCCAAGATTATGTTAATTTAGACTTTTTGACCCCAGAAACGGACTTAACGCCAATTATACCTGCCTTAGCGGAAGTTTTTAATAATGCTTTGGGGGCTAGTGTAGCGGAGTTGAATTTCAAAAAGATTACCGATGAAATGTCGGCGATGATGTATGAGTTTCCTTTTCGTGTTCCTGCCTATTATGCTTTGATTATTCGTTCTATGGTGACATTGGAAGGGATTGCTATTAATATTGACCCTGAGTTTAAGGTATTGAGTAAGGCTTATCCCTATGTGGCCAAAAGGTTGTTAACGGATCAATCTGAGCAATTACAGGCTAGTTTAAGGGATTTACTATTTAAAGATGGTAATTTCCGTTGGAATCGTTTAGAAAATTTGTTGCGTAATGCCAAAGATTCTCCTGATTATGACTTTGATAGGGTGATGAATCAGGGCATGGAATATTTACTTTCTGAAAGGGGTAAGTTTATCAGAGAAAGATTAGCCACTGAAATTGTTAATTATCTGGATAAGATGGGGCAAAAAACATGGTTTAATATTTCTAGCTCTGTGAGTCGGGTTGTGGGTTGGGATTCTCCTCAACGTCCTGCGGTAATGAATAATGGTTCGGTGGAGAGTCAATCTATGGAACATTTACAGAATATTATCGAAATTTTACAGGAAACCGATGGTTATGATCCTATGAAATTGGTACCGATTATCACGAAGATTTTACAGAATTCTGAGACTCAAAAGTTGGGTCAACAAATTGCTGGGGGTTTGGCTCAAAAGGCTACGGCAAGGTTGATTCGTAATTTATTATTAGATAATAATTCTAATAATAATGGTAATGGTAAAAGTCCTAGTAAAAAAGATCAGTTGTCTTTACCTGTGGCGGCGATGAGATAG